A region of Notolabrus celidotus isolate fNotCel1 chromosome 4, fNotCel1.pri, whole genome shotgun sequence DNA encodes the following proteins:
- the wnt8b gene encoding LOW QUALITY PROTEIN: protein Wnt-8b (The sequence of the model RefSeq protein was modified relative to this genomic sequence to represent the inferred CDS: deleted 1 base in 1 codon), producing MFMHLEVFYYIFILLANMRCYCCWSVNNFLMTGPKAYLIYSSSVAAGAQSGIEECKYQFAWDRWNCPERALQLSTHSSLRSANRETAFVHAISSAGVMYTLTRNCSLGDFDNCGCDDSRNGQRGGHGWLWGGCSDNVGFGEAISKQFVDALETGQDSRAAMNLHNNEAGRKAVKGTMQRTCKCHGVSGSCTTQTCWLQLPEFREVGIYLKEKYHRALKVDLLRGAGNSAASRGAIAETFSSISRKELVHLEDSPDYCLENRTLGLPGTEGRECLKKGKNLSKWEKRSCKRLCGECGLAVEERKAEMVSSCNCKFHWCCAVKCEQCRKTVTKYFCVKKGGQRGRNESAGSRRKNLRLRKKH from the exons ATGTTCATGCATTTGGAGGTT TTCTATTACATCTTCATTCTGCTGGCTAACATGAGGTGCTACTGCTGCTG GTCAGTGAATAATTTCCTGATGACTGGACCCAAG gcgTACCTGATCTACTCCAGCAGTGTAGCAGCAGGAGCTCAGAGCGGCATCGAAGAGTGCAAATACCAGTTTGCATGGGACCGCTGGAACTGCCCCGAGAGAGCTCTGCAGCTGTCCACGCACAGCAGCCTGCGCAGCG CAAATCGTGAGACGGCGTTCGTCCATGCCATCAGCTCCGCCGGAGTCATGTACACTCTAACAAGGAACTGCAGCCTCGGAGACTTCGACAACTGCGGCTGTGACGACAGCAGGAATGGACAAAGAG GTGGTCACGGTTGGTTGTGGGGCGGCTGTAGTGACAACGTTGGCTTCGGAGAGGCCATTTCTAAACAGTTTGTGGACGCCCTGGAGACTGGGCAGGACTCACGAGCAGCAATGAATCTCCATAATAACGAAGCTGGTCGTAAG GCTGTAAAAGGAACCATGCAGAGGACGTGTAAGTGTCACGGTGTCTCAGGTAGCTGCACCACTCAGACCTGCTGGCTGCAGCTGCCAGAGTTCAGGGAGGTGGGGATCTATCTGAAGGAGAAGTACCACCGCGCTCTGAAGGTGGACCTCCTCCGAGGAGCGGGCAACAGCGCGGCCAGCCGGGGAGCCATCGCAGAGACTTTCAGCTCCATCTCCCGTAAGGAGCTCGTCCACCTCGAGGACTCCCCTGATTACTGCCTGGAAAACCGCACCCTGGGCTTGCCGGGCACAGAGGGCCGAGAGTGCCTCAAGAAGGGCAAGAACTTGAGCAAGTGGGAGAAGCGGAGCTGCAAGAGGCTGTGCGGGGAGTGTGGGCTGGCTGTGGAGGAGCGCAAAGCCGAGATGGTATCAAGCTGTAATTGTAAATTCCACTGGTGCTGCGCGGTGAAGTGCGAGCAGTGCAGAAAGACAGTGACCAAGTACTTTTGCGTGAAGAAAGGAGGTCAGAGGGGAAGGAATGAGAGCGCAGGGAGCCGCCGGAAGAACCTCAGACTGAGGAAGAAGCACTGA